In Sporichthyaceae bacterium, a genomic segment contains:
- a CDS encoding AMP-binding protein: MGLAAILRPAARRMGGAARLAVAAAELTRSLPVDTIRAMRFTLAQPGPILAAALGAARSRVVPPLRPDLTLRQLDALRRDGLGLSGAMAAAVAMDPTAVAVIDDEGTYSRGELTDDARRLAAALSDLGVSSGDRVGIGCRNHAGFVLALLALARLGADAVLLNTGAGPEQVARVVSAQRIRLLIADADLELPVLPPEVRTITAWPSTSIAGPTLRSLIKSVRRDRDVRRPDRAGRLIVLTSGTTGTPKGAARPEPSAAAGLIAIAGLLGRVPLRAEEMTAIPAPLFHAWGLGGLQLALAGRAPVLLSRHFDAEATFAAIEAHRVRQLFVVPVMLNRMLALPEETRQAYDTSSVRLIVSSGSALHPRTVHEVAEQFGPVLHNLYGSTEVSWVSIAGPKDLAAEPGTAGRPPLATRLRILDDAGAGCATGAVGRIFVGHAMLFSGYLETPDADGAPTEGLMATGDLGHLDAEGRLFVDGREDDLVVSGGENIFCREVADVIAAVPGVLDAAVVGVPDADFGQRLAAFVVIAPGSPITAEDVRQVVRTRLARHAVPREVTFLQELPRNAAGKVLAGVLRSSLE, from the coding sequence ATGGGATTGGCGGCGATTCTGCGGCCGGCCGCGCGCCGGATGGGTGGCGCCGCACGGCTGGCGGTTGCCGCCGCAGAGCTGACCCGGTCCTTACCGGTGGACACGATCCGCGCGATGCGGTTCACCCTGGCCCAACCGGGACCGATCCTGGCCGCCGCCCTGGGCGCTGCGCGCAGCCGGGTGGTTCCGCCATTGCGCCCGGACCTGACGCTACGTCAGCTCGATGCGCTGCGCCGGGACGGTCTCGGGCTGAGCGGGGCGATGGCCGCCGCCGTCGCCATGGACCCGACCGCGGTCGCGGTGATCGACGACGAGGGAACGTACAGCCGCGGGGAACTGACCGACGACGCACGCCGCCTCGCCGCGGCACTGTCCGACCTGGGAGTTTCCTCCGGCGACCGGGTGGGCATCGGCTGCCGCAACCATGCCGGCTTCGTGCTCGCGCTGCTCGCGCTGGCCCGACTGGGCGCGGATGCGGTGCTGCTGAACACCGGCGCCGGCCCCGAGCAGGTCGCCCGGGTGGTCTCCGCGCAGCGGATCCGGCTGTTGATCGCCGATGCGGACCTGGAGTTGCCCGTCCTGCCGCCCGAGGTGCGCACGATCACTGCCTGGCCGTCGACCAGTATCGCCGGCCCGACGCTGCGCAGCCTCATCAAGAGCGTCCGCCGTGACCGCGACGTGCGCCGCCCCGATCGGGCCGGTCGGTTGATCGTGCTGACCTCCGGTACCACCGGCACACCGAAGGGCGCGGCGCGCCCGGAGCCGTCCGCCGCCGCCGGGTTGATCGCGATCGCCGGGCTGCTCGGTCGGGTGCCGTTGCGGGCCGAGGAGATGACGGCCATCCCCGCGCCGCTGTTCCACGCCTGGGGACTGGGTGGGTTGCAGTTGGCCCTGGCCGGGCGGGCGCCGGTGCTGTTGTCCCGCCACTTCGATGCCGAGGCCACCTTCGCCGCGATCGAGGCCCACCGGGTGCGCCAACTGTTCGTGGTGCCGGTGATGCTCAACCGGATGCTGGCGCTGCCCGAGGAGACCCGCCAGGCCTATGACACCTCGTCGGTGCGGTTGATCGTGAGTAGCGGCTCCGCGCTGCACCCGCGGACAGTGCACGAGGTCGCCGAGCAGTTCGGACCGGTGTTGCACAACCTCTACGGGTCCACCGAGGTGTCCTGGGTCAGCATCGCGGGGCCGAAGGATCTCGCGGCCGAACCCGGCACCGCGGGCCGTCCCCCGCTGGCCACCCGGCTGCGCATCCTGGACGATGCCGGCGCCGGCTGCGCGACCGGTGCGGTGGGACGGATCTTCGTCGGGCACGCCATGTTGTTCAGCGGCTATCTGGAGACGCCGGATGCCGACGGGGCGCCCACCGAGGGCCTGATGGCCACCGGCGATCTTGGTCACCTGGATGCCGAGGGCCGGTTGTTCGTGGACGGCCGGGAGGACGACCTGGTGGTCAGCGGCGGGGAAAACATCTTTTGCCGCGAGGTCGCCGACGTGATCGCCGCGGTGCCCGGCGTCCTGGACGCCGCCGTGGTCGGCGTGCCGGACGCGGATTTCGGGCAGCGACTGGCGGCCTTCGTGGTGATCGCGCCCGGCTCCCCGATCACCGCCGAGGACGTGCGCCAGGTGGTGCGCACCCGCCTGGCCCGCCACGCGGTGCCCCGCGAGGTCACCTTCCTCCAGGAACTGCCGCGCAACGCCGCGGGCAAGGTGCTGGCCGGAGTGCTGCGCTCGAGCCTGGAGTGA
- a CDS encoding NAD(P)/FAD-dependent oxidoreductase, producing MPTRADVVVVGGGHNGLVAACLLARAGLSVVVCEAAGVLGGAARTEFPFPAAPELRQSTGAYLLGLMPPELLATLGLDLPLRRRDPHYALPAPAGSGLPSLLLGSDAGANTAALTAAFSARDAAADAALNAELAALRKDLAPAWLAEPGSIEQTADRYIRPALQRTFVDLCHGSVLAYLDRFGFTAQRLTAMYAVTDGISGVAAGPDDPGTGHNFLAHNMGRLPGSDGTWMIVAGGMGTVSAALADAARAAGARLFVDCPVHRIAVSGGRVSGVELGEQAIAASVVLAACDPFRLADLADLPPDLTQRLESLYRPGVTLKLNLALDRPPVFPGLHGRSTGGATVHLLPGEDRPIDAVQLMWDDVCAGRLPEFPTIEWYLHTTVDPSLQDAAGRHSSALFVQSVPHQPAGSDWNSELGPYVGHLLAVCDRFAPGTSASVVDTFALPPPGIQEHFGITGGHIHHVDNTIAFDARMPYVTGIDGLYAGSAGCHPAGSVIGAAGHNAAQRILADLDLLSRCTRC from the coding sequence GTGCCGACCCGCGCCGACGTGGTGGTGGTCGGCGGCGGGCACAACGGACTGGTCGCGGCCTGCCTGCTGGCCCGGGCCGGGCTGTCGGTGGTGGTCTGCGAGGCCGCCGGGGTGCTCGGCGGGGCCGCGCGCACCGAATTCCCGTTCCCGGCCGCGCCGGAGCTGCGGCAGTCGACCGGGGCTTATCTACTCGGGCTGATGCCGCCGGAGCTTCTTGCGACCCTCGGTCTGGACCTGCCTCTGCGACGCCGCGACCCGCACTACGCCCTGCCGGCGCCGGCCGGGTCGGGGCTGCCCTCGTTGTTGTTGGGGTCGGATGCAGGAGCAAATACGGCCGCGCTGACCGCGGCCTTCTCTGCACGCGACGCCGCCGCGGACGCGGCACTGAATGCGGAGCTGGCCGCGCTGCGCAAGGACCTGGCGCCGGCCTGGCTGGCCGAACCGGGCTCCATCGAGCAGACCGCCGACCGCTACATCCGACCCGCGCTGCAGCGCACGTTCGTCGACCTGTGTCACGGCTCGGTGCTGGCGTACCTGGACAGGTTCGGTTTCACCGCGCAGCGGTTGACCGCCATGTACGCGGTCACCGACGGCATCTCCGGAGTGGCCGCCGGGCCGGACGACCCCGGCACCGGACACAACTTCCTGGCGCACAACATGGGCCGGCTGCCCGGCTCGGACGGCACCTGGATGATCGTGGCCGGCGGCATGGGCACGGTCAGTGCCGCGCTGGCCGACGCCGCACGCGCGGCCGGGGCCCGGTTGTTCGTCGACTGCCCGGTGCACCGGATTGCGGTGAGCGGCGGCCGGGTGAGCGGGGTGGAGCTGGGCGAGCAGGCCATCGCGGCGTCGGTGGTCTTGGCCGCCTGCGACCCGTTCCGGTTGGCCGACCTGGCGGATCTGCCGCCGGATCTGACGCAGCGCCTGGAGTCCCTGTACCGACCCGGCGTGACCCTCAAGCTCAATCTCGCGTTGGATCGGCCCCCCGTGTTTCCGGGCCTGCACGGCCGCAGCACCGGCGGAGCCACTGTGCATCTGTTGCCCGGCGAGGATCGGCCGATCGACGCGGTGCAGCTGATGTGGGACGACGTGTGCGCGGGTCGGCTGCCCGAATTCCCCACCATCGAGTGGTACCTGCACACCACGGTCGATCCGAGCCTGCAGGATGCGGCCGGTCGGCACTCCTCGGCGCTGTTCGTGCAATCGGTGCCGCACCAGCCCGCGGGCTCGGACTGGAACAGCGAACTGGGCCCCTACGTCGGGCACTTGTTGGCCGTGTGCGACCGGTTCGCGCCCGGTACCAGCGCCTCCGTCGTGGACACCTTCGCGCTCCCCCCGCCGGGCATCCAGGAGCACTTCGGCATCACCGGCGGCCATATCCACCACGTCGACAACACCATCGCGTTCGACGCGCGGATGCCGTACGTCACCGGCATCGACGGCCTCTACGCGGGCTCCGCCGGTTGTCACCCGGCCGGCTCCGTCATCGGCGCGGCCGGCCACAACGCGGCCCAGCGAATCCTGGCCGACCTCGATCTGCTTTCCCGATGCACGCGCTGTTAG
- a CDS encoding multifunctional oxoglutarate decarboxylase/oxoglutarate dehydrogenase thiamine pyrophosphate-binding subunit/dihydrolipoyllysine-residue succinyltransferase subunit produces the protein MAGFGPNEWLVDEIYQQYLADPNSVDRAWWEFFADYQPGTDVTTRQVSSPAPEPAPPAASPPVASPLATAETSAAPAAAPAGPLSPTVAAAPAVPAPAEHPAAGTRTPGPSGTRVTPIPADPPEDTTPARAPAPALDGSAEITALRGPAARVVTNMQASLSVPTATSVRSVPAKLLIDNRIVINNHLRRSRGGKVSFTHLIGYALVQAVAAMPVMNAGYTEVDGKPAVSHPAHVNLGLAIDLEKPDGSRTLVVPSIKAADTLDFAQFWAAYEDIVRRARNNKLTVDDFAGTTISITNPGTIGTQHSVPRLMVGQGAILGVGAMEYPAEYQGASPETLATMAISKTMTLTSTYDHRIIQGAQSGDFLRRIHQLLLGEDEFFDGIFRALRIPYEPIRWETDISASHEDQVSKQARVHELIHAYRTRGHLMADTDPLEYQQRSHPDLDIVTHGLTLWDLDREFVSGTTFALSGLMKLRDILGVLRSSYCRTVGIEYMHMQNPRERLWIQERVERAPDRLPREEQLRILRKLNEAEAFETFLQTKYVGQKRFSLEGGESVIALVDAVLTAAAQEGLDEVGIGMPHRGRLNVLANVVGKSYSQIFREFEGNLDPKSMHGSGDVKYHLGQEGTYTAHDGTQIAVSLAANPSHLEAVNPVLEGIVRAKQDILDRGMTGFTVLPLLMHGDAAFAGQGVVAETLELSQLRGYRTGGTVHLVVNNQVGFTTAPTASRSSLYATDVARTVQAPIFHVNGDDPEGCVRVARLAFDFRQAFKKDVVIDMICYRRRGHNEGDDPSMTQPLMYDLIDAKRSVRKLYTESLIGRGDITLEEAEAALKDYRDQLEKVFADTRGAQTTPTTVPATYNVATPAVGLNTAISTDTLKRIVESQIALPPGFNVHPRVQPLLQKRAAMIETGNIDWGFGELIAFGSLLLEGRPVRLAGQDSRRGTFVQRHSVLVDRTSGAEYNPLANLDPDQGTFYVYDSLLSEYAALGFEYGYSVARPDALVLWEAQFGDFVNGAQSIIDEFISSGEQKWGQRSGVVMLLPHGLEGQGPDHSSGRPERFLQLCAQDNMTVAIPTTPANHFHLLRWQAISPHHRPLVVFTPKSLLRHRAAVSDPAEFTSGHFQPVLADPKVTDPNAIRRVLLCTGKVYYDLAAHHDEHPDTAVVRVEQLYPLPVTEMEATLALYPNASDVRWVQEEAANQGGWPFMALHLPEHLGGRTLKRVSRQASSAPAVGSHSVHDYEQQQVVEQAFAR, from the coding sequence ATGGCCGGCTTCGGTCCCAACGAATGGCTGGTTGACGAGATCTACCAGCAGTACCTGGCGGACCCGAACTCGGTGGACCGAGCCTGGTGGGAGTTCTTCGCCGACTATCAACCCGGCACCGACGTGACGACCCGGCAGGTGAGCAGTCCCGCTCCGGAGCCGGCTCCGCCCGCGGCATCGCCGCCGGTAGCGTCACCGCTCGCGACGGCCGAGACCTCCGCGGCGCCGGCCGCCGCCCCCGCCGGCCCACTTTCCCCCACGGTCGCCGCCGCCCCGGCGGTGCCCGCGCCCGCGGAGCACCCGGCCGCGGGAACCCGCACACCCGGTCCGTCCGGGACCAGGGTCACACCGATCCCCGCCGACCCGCCCGAGGACACCACTCCCGCCCGGGCCCCGGCCCCGGCACTGGACGGCAGCGCGGAGATCACCGCGCTGCGTGGCCCGGCCGCGCGCGTGGTGACCAACATGCAGGCCAGCCTCTCGGTCCCCACGGCCACCTCGGTGCGCTCGGTGCCCGCGAAGCTGTTGATCGACAACCGGATCGTGATCAACAACCACCTGCGTCGCTCGCGCGGCGGCAAGGTGTCGTTCACCCACCTGATCGGCTACGCGCTGGTGCAGGCAGTTGCGGCCATGCCGGTGATGAACGCCGGCTACACCGAGGTCGACGGCAAGCCCGCGGTGTCGCACCCGGCGCACGTCAACCTCGGCCTGGCCATCGATCTGGAGAAGCCGGACGGTTCCCGCACCCTGGTGGTGCCGTCCATCAAGGCCGCGGACACGTTGGACTTCGCGCAGTTCTGGGCGGCGTATGAGGACATCGTGCGCCGGGCCCGGAACAACAAGCTCACCGTCGATGACTTCGCCGGCACCACGATCTCCATCACCAACCCCGGCACCATCGGCACGCAGCACTCGGTGCCACGTCTGATGGTGGGTCAGGGCGCGATTCTCGGCGTCGGCGCTATGGAATATCCGGCCGAGTACCAGGGCGCCTCGCCGGAGACCCTGGCGACCATGGCGATCAGCAAGACCATGACGCTGACCTCCACCTACGACCACCGGATCATCCAGGGCGCCCAGTCCGGGGACTTCCTGCGCCGCATCCACCAGTTGCTGCTGGGCGAGGACGAGTTCTTCGACGGCATCTTCCGTGCGCTGCGCATCCCCTACGAGCCGATCCGCTGGGAGACCGACATCTCGGCCTCGCACGAGGACCAGGTGTCCAAGCAGGCCCGGGTGCACGAACTGATCCACGCCTACCGCACCCGCGGTCACCTGATGGCCGACACCGACCCGCTGGAGTACCAGCAGCGCTCGCACCCGGACCTGGACATCGTCACCCACGGCTTGACGCTGTGGGACCTGGACCGCGAGTTCGTCTCCGGCACCACCTTCGCGCTGTCCGGGCTGATGAAACTGCGCGACATCCTGGGCGTGCTGCGCAGCTCCTACTGCCGCACGGTCGGCATCGAATACATGCACATGCAGAACCCGCGCGAGCGGCTGTGGATCCAGGAGCGGGTGGAACGCGCCCCGGACCGGCTGCCCCGCGAGGAGCAGTTGCGCATCCTGCGCAAGCTCAATGAGGCCGAGGCCTTCGAGACCTTCCTGCAGACCAAATACGTCGGGCAGAAGCGGTTCTCCCTGGAGGGCGGTGAGTCCGTCATCGCCCTGGTGGACGCGGTGCTCACCGCGGCCGCCCAGGAGGGCCTGGACGAGGTCGGCATCGGCATGCCGCACCGCGGCCGGCTCAACGTGCTGGCCAACGTGGTCGGCAAGTCCTACAGCCAGATCTTCCGGGAGTTCGAGGGCAACCTCGACCCGAAGTCGATGCACGGCTCCGGTGACGTGAAGTACCACCTCGGCCAGGAGGGCACCTACACCGCGCACGACGGTACCCAGATCGCGGTGAGTCTGGCCGCGAACCCGTCGCACCTGGAGGCGGTGAACCCGGTGCTGGAAGGCATCGTGCGCGCCAAGCAGGACATCCTGGACCGCGGCATGACCGGGTTCACCGTGTTGCCGTTGCTCATGCACGGCGACGCCGCGTTCGCCGGGCAGGGCGTGGTCGCGGAAACCCTGGAACTGTCCCAGCTGCGCGGCTACCGCACCGGCGGCACCGTGCATCTCGTGGTGAACAACCAGGTCGGTTTCACCACCGCGCCGACCGCGAGCCGATCCAGCCTGTACGCCACCGACGTGGCGCGCACCGTGCAAGCACCGATCTTCCACGTCAACGGTGACGACCCAGAGGGCTGCGTGCGCGTGGCGCGGCTCGCCTTCGACTTCCGGCAGGCGTTCAAGAAGGACGTCGTCATCGACATGATCTGCTACCGGCGCCGTGGTCACAACGAGGGCGACGACCCCTCGATGACCCAGCCGCTGATGTACGACCTGATCGATGCCAAGCGCTCGGTGCGCAAGCTGTACACCGAGTCCCTGATCGGCCGCGGTGACATCACGCTGGAGGAGGCCGAGGCGGCGCTGAAGGACTACCGCGACCAGTTGGAGAAGGTGTTCGCGGATACCCGCGGCGCGCAGACCACGCCGACCACGGTGCCCGCCACCTACAACGTGGCGACGCCGGCGGTCGGGCTGAACACGGCGATCAGCACCGACACGCTCAAGCGCATCGTGGAGTCGCAGATCGCGCTGCCGCCGGGCTTCAACGTGCACCCGCGGGTGCAGCCGCTGCTGCAGAAGCGAGCGGCGATGATCGAGACCGGCAACATCGACTGGGGCTTCGGTGAGCTGATCGCGTTCGGTTCGCTGCTGCTGGAGGGCCGTCCGGTCCGGTTGGCCGGGCAGGACTCCCGTCGCGGAACGTTCGTGCAGCGGCACTCGGTGCTGGTGGACCGCACCAGCGGCGCGGAGTACAACCCGCTGGCCAACCTGGACCCCGACCAGGGCACGTTCTACGTCTACGACTCGCTGCTCTCGGAGTACGCCGCGCTCGGCTTCGAGTACGGCTACTCGGTGGCCCGCCCGGACGCGCTGGTGCTGTGGGAGGCGCAGTTCGGCGACTTCGTCAACGGCGCGCAGTCGATCATCGACGAGTTCATCTCCTCCGGTGAGCAGAAGTGGGGCCAGCGTTCCGGCGTGGTCATGCTGCTGCCGCACGGCCTGGAGGGCCAGGGCCCTGACCACTCCTCCGGTCGCCCGGAGCGCTTCCTGCAGCTGTGCGCGCAGGACAACATGACCGTGGCCATCCCGACCACCCCGGCCAATCACTTCCACCTGCTGCGTTGGCAGGCGATCTCGCCGCACCACCGGCCGTTGGTGGTCTTCACGCCGAAGTCGCTGCTGCGTCACCGCGCGGCGGTATCCGACCCGGCCGAGTTCACCTCCGGGCATTTCCAGCCGGTGCTGGCCGACCCGAAGGTGACCGACCCGAACGCGATACGCCGGGTGCTGCTGTGCACCGGGAAGGTCTACTACGACCTGGCCGCGCACCATGACGAGCACCCGGACACCGCGGTCGTGCGGGTGGAGCAGCTCTATCCGCTGCCGGTTACCGAAATGGAGGCCACCCTCGCGCTGTACCCGAACGCGAGCGACGTGCGCTGGGTGCAGGAGGAGGCGGCCAATCAGGGCGGCTGGCCGTTCATGGCCCTGCACCTGCCCGAGCACCTCGGCGGGCGCACGCTCAAGCGGGTTTCTCGCCAGGCCTCCTCCGCGCCCGCGGTCGGCTCGCATTCGGTGCACGACTACGAGCAGCAACAGGTGGTCGAGCAGGCCTTCGCGCGCTGA
- a CDS encoding DUF6104 family protein: protein MYFTDRGIEELIERRGAETVDLAWLGARLAEFVDLNPEFEVPIERLATWLARLDDEDD from the coding sequence GTGTATTTCACCGACCGGGGCATTGAAGAACTCATCGAACGACGCGGCGCGGAAACCGTGGACCTGGCCTGGCTGGGCGCCCGGCTCGCCGAGTTCGTCGATCTCAACCCGGAGTTCGAGGTCCCGATCGAGCGGCTGGCCACCTGGCTGGCTCGGCTGGACGACGAGGACGACTGA
- a CDS encoding rRNA (guanine-N1)-methyltransferase, whose protein sequence is MSSFAEAALRCPVCRAGFAATAAGVHCPSGHSFDRARQGYLNLAGGLGRTALGADDAAAVDARSQFLTTGHFAPVVDALIEVASAAWPGGLVLDAGSGPGHYLAAVLEALPDAEGLAVDSSAPALRRAARCHPRASAIGWDLREPLPLADGCAGLVLNVFAPRNGAEYARVLRADGALSVVTPGPGHLAELIGPLGLVSVDPDKPARLAASLDPWFASSTTRQVMSSMCLSHAAAGAVVGMGPNAHHVQSAELAARLAALPEPIEVTLEVDVAVYGPRG, encoded by the coding sequence TTGTCTTCGTTCGCTGAGGCCGCGCTGCGCTGCCCGGTGTGCCGGGCGGGATTCGCGGCGACGGCGGCCGGGGTGCACTGCCCGTCCGGGCATTCCTTCGACCGGGCCCGGCAGGGTTATTTGAACCTGGCGGGCGGTCTGGGCCGCACTGCGCTCGGTGCGGACGACGCCGCGGCGGTGGACGCGCGCTCGCAATTTCTGACGACAGGTCATTTCGCGCCGGTGGTGGACGCGCTGATCGAGGTCGCGTCGGCCGCGTGGCCGGGTGGCCTGGTGCTGGACGCCGGCTCCGGTCCGGGCCACTACCTGGCCGCGGTGCTCGAGGCGCTGCCGGACGCCGAGGGATTGGCGGTCGACTCATCGGCGCCCGCGCTGCGTCGGGCGGCGCGCTGCCATCCGCGGGCGAGCGCGATCGGATGGGATCTGCGCGAGCCGCTGCCGCTGGCCGATGGTTGCGCCGGCTTGGTGCTCAACGTGTTTGCCCCCCGCAACGGCGCCGAGTACGCGCGGGTGCTGCGCGCGGACGGGGCATTGTCGGTGGTCACGCCGGGGCCCGGGCATCTGGCCGAGTTGATCGGGCCGCTCGGGTTGGTCTCGGTGGACCCGGACAAGCCGGCCCGGTTGGCCGCGTCCCTGGACCCGTGGTTCGCGTCGTCGACGACGCGGCAGGTGATGTCTTCGATGTGCTTGTCGCACGCCGCCGCCGGGGCGGTGGTGGGCATGGGTCCCAACGCGCACCACGTCCAGTCGGCGGAGTTGGCGGCGCGACTGGCGGCGCTGCCGGAGCCGATCGAGGTCACCCTCGAGGTCGACGTCGCGGTGTATGGCCCGCGGGGCTGA
- a CDS encoding zinc-binding dehydrogenase has translation MFAVSAVRFSDDDPLSCLELGERPEPIAKDGWVTVEVKAASLNHHDIWTLRGVGLKESALPMILGTDAAGVDPDGNEVIVHALIGDPDYRGDETFDPRRTLLSEKHPGTFAEQVVVPRRNLVPKPAQLSMAEAACLPTAYLTAYRMLFTRGALSPGATVLVQGAGGGVATACILLGHTAGLRVWVTSRDEAKRARALELGADAAFETGARLPDKVDAVMETVGEATWAHSMRSLKPGGTIVISGATSGFAPPADLTRLFFLQMNVLGSTMGTRDELEQLAQFLANTGVKPLVDSEFPLAGAKDGFARMHSGEVFGKVVFVR, from the coding sequence ATGTTTGCCGTCAGCGCAGTGCGCTTCTCCGATGACGACCCGCTGTCCTGCCTCGAGCTGGGCGAGCGCCCCGAGCCGATCGCCAAGGACGGTTGGGTGACCGTCGAGGTCAAGGCCGCCTCGCTCAACCACCACGACATCTGGACGCTGCGCGGGGTCGGGTTGAAGGAGTCGGCGCTGCCGATGATCCTCGGCACCGACGCGGCGGGCGTCGACCCGGACGGCAACGAGGTCATCGTGCACGCGCTGATCGGTGACCCGGACTACCGCGGCGACGAGACCTTCGACCCGCGCCGCACGCTGCTCTCGGAGAAGCACCCGGGCACGTTCGCCGAGCAGGTGGTGGTGCCGCGGCGCAACCTGGTACCCAAGCCGGCGCAGCTGTCCATGGCCGAGGCCGCATGCCTGCCGACCGCATACCTGACCGCCTATCGGATGCTGTTCACCCGCGGCGCGCTGTCACCCGGCGCCACCGTGCTGGTGCAGGGTGCCGGCGGTGGCGTGGCCACCGCGTGCATCCTGCTCGGCCACACGGCGGGCCTGCGGGTCTGGGTGACCAGTCGGGACGAGGCCAAGCGGGCCCGCGCCCTGGAACTGGGTGCGGACGCGGCGTTCGAGACCGGCGCGCGGTTGCCGGACAAGGTGGACGCGGTGATGGAAACCGTCGGCGAGGCCACCTGGGCGCACTCCATGCGCTCGCTGAAGCCGGGCGGCACGATCGTGATCTCCGGTGCCACCAGCGGGTTCGCCCCGCCCGCGGATCTGACCCGACTGTTCTTCCTGCAGATGAACGTGCTCGGCTCGACCATGGGCACCCGCGACGAGCTCGAGCAGCTCGCGCAGTTCCTGGCGAACACCGGGGTGAAGCCGTTGGTCGACAGCGAGTTCCCGTTGGCCGGGGCCAAGGACGGCTTCGCGCGCATGCACAGCGGCGAGGTGTTCGGGAAGGTTGTCTTCGTTCGCTGA
- a CDS encoding S24 family peptidase: MIGATRRGVQLVRVAGESMLPTLRDGDLLLVRKGAPVPVGRLVIVRLPDGTTAVKRAVHRVPEGWWVERDNASAGVDSWQVGAIAPVDVLGVVVARIWPWRRRL; encoded by the coding sequence ATGATCGGCGCTACTCGTCGGGGCGTGCAATTGGTTCGCGTGGCAGGCGAATCCATGCTGCCGACGTTGCGTGACGGGGACTTATTGCTGGTGCGCAAGGGCGCGCCGGTGCCGGTCGGGCGTCTGGTGATCGTGCGATTGCCGGACGGGACGACCGCGGTGAAGCGCGCGGTGCACCGGGTGCCGGAGGGCTGGTGGGTGGAGCGCGACAACGCATCGGCCGGCGTGGATTCCTGGCAGGTGGGGGCGATAGCGCCGGTCGATGTGCTCGGGGTGGTGGTCGCCCGGATCTGGCCGTGGCGACGGCGTCTGTAG
- the sodN gene encoding superoxide dismutase, Ni, protein MRFPRIQTVHAHCDLPCGVYDPAQARIEAESVKAICQKYHGSDDPAFKERALVIKEDRSDLVKHHLWVLWTDYFKPPHFEAYPQLHGLFNEATKLAGAGGTKGSTDEAVADKLLGKIDEIAEIFWATKKA, encoded by the coding sequence ATGCGGTTCCCGCGTATCCAGACGGTGCACGCGCACTGCGATCTGCCGTGTGGTGTCTACGACCCGGCCCAGGCCCGCATCGAGGCGGAGTCGGTGAAGGCCATCTGCCAGAAGTACCACGGCAGCGACGACCCGGCTTTCAAGGAGCGTGCGCTGGTCATCAAGGAGGATCGCTCCGATCTGGTCAAGCACCACCTGTGGGTGCTGTGGACGGACTACTTCAAGCCGCCGCACTTCGAGGCCTACCCGCAGCTGCACGGCCTGTTCAACGAGGCCACCAAGCTGGCCGGTGCCGGGGGCACCAAGGGCTCCACCGACGAGGCGGTCGCGGACAAGCTGCTGGGCAAGATCGATGAGATCGCCGAGATTTTCTGGGCCACCAAGAAGGCCTGA
- a CDS encoding anti-sigma factor: MGALDGAANSPAPDFVEIRLPADGAFLSVLRTATAALAARLNFTIDEIEDLRIAVDEACALVLVKAVPEGELLCRFVIDPAAMTVSVTAPTRDGTPPARDSFAWMVLTALAGDVDASISADQHLSIRMRKERTTIGGANS, from the coding sequence CTGGGCGCCCTGGACGGGGCTGCTAACTCCCCGGCTCCCGACTTCGTGGAGATCCGCCTACCTGCCGACGGGGCCTTCCTGTCGGTGCTGCGTACCGCTACGGCCGCACTGGCCGCGCGGTTGAACTTCACCATCGACGAGATCGAGGACCTGCGTATCGCCGTGGACGAGGCGTGCGCGTTGGTTCTGGTCAAAGCCGTGCCCGAGGGCGAACTGCTGTGCCGGTTCGTCATCGATCCCGCGGCCATGACGGTCAGTGTCACCGCGCCCACCAGGGACGGCACACCCCCTGCCCGGGACAGCTTCGCCTGGATGGTGCTCACCGCGCTGGCGGGCGACGTGGATGCGTCGATCTCCGCCGACCAGCACCTGAGCATTCGAATGCGGAAGGAACGCACCACCATCGGTGGGGCTAACTCGTGA